One stretch of Candidatus Deferrimicrobium sp. DNA includes these proteins:
- a CDS encoding B12-binding domain-containing radical SAM protein — protein sequence MAGPDLLLIHPPAVRAAEPPLGTAVLLSHLRRGGATAVAIDANLEAHLYLLDADRLAAAAGPAPSTALHRAGKNVSRSLSFLRSPEAGRSFSRYTAAARHLNAALSSYRGVSAGERWTLGDYVHGDLSVFSSRDLSLAASGKVETIFSGYFRDALLPRVDRMRPRGVAISVNYRHQILPAFELAGLLRCRLPGVPVYGGGGMFSSWRSALRGMEHAFLPFDRVGFGPGESALAGVTRGASTGGGVFFEKGEAVEFLPDFGFAPLREYLSPEPVLPVAATRGCYWRRCRFCPEAVAPVHPYHAVDAGTFPALLRELSDRYGVRRFHLTDNAIPVAVLRSIAARGSGLRGLSWYGFARFERELLEPEFVSSLAAAGCSMLQLGLESGSQPLLDRMGKGTRVADASGILSNLSRAGIVPYVYVMLGAPGETEIDAERTRTFLAEHAGEIGFLNLSILNLPREATWPGIAEGGALQEGGSLDDDLPLGLYRRVPAVDGWGRTQARRFLQRRILGEPAIRAIAARTPPWFGDSHAFFFRPGSA from the coding sequence GTCCCATCTGCGCCGGGGAGGAGCGACGGCGGTTGCGATCGACGCGAACCTCGAGGCGCACCTTTACCTGTTGGACGCGGATCGGCTGGCGGCCGCCGCCGGCCCGGCTCCATCGACCGCTCTCCACCGGGCCGGGAAGAACGTCTCCCGGTCGCTCTCCTTCCTCCGTTCCCCCGAGGCGGGAAGATCGTTTTCACGGTACACGGCCGCCGCGCGCCACCTGAACGCGGCCCTTTCCTCGTATCGCGGCGTGAGCGCGGGCGAACGATGGACGCTCGGCGACTACGTGCACGGTGATCTCTCCGTGTTTTCGTCCCGGGACCTCTCTCTCGCGGCGTCCGGGAAAGTAGAAACGATCTTTTCCGGCTATTTTCGCGACGCCCTCCTCCCTCGCGTCGACCGGATGCGTCCGCGCGGTGTCGCCATCTCCGTGAACTACAGGCACCAGATCCTCCCCGCCTTTGAACTTGCGGGATTGCTGCGGTGCCGCCTGCCCGGCGTCCCCGTATACGGCGGCGGGGGGATGTTCAGCTCCTGGAGGAGTGCGCTTCGCGGCATGGAGCATGCGTTCCTCCCTTTCGACCGGGTCGGGTTCGGTCCGGGGGAGAGTGCCCTCGCCGGGGTGACCAGGGGCGCATCAACGGGCGGAGGCGTTTTTTTCGAGAAAGGGGAGGCGGTGGAGTTCCTCCCCGATTTCGGGTTCGCCCCGCTCCGGGAGTATCTGTCTCCCGAGCCGGTTCTCCCCGTCGCCGCGACGCGGGGTTGTTACTGGCGGAGATGCCGGTTCTGCCCCGAGGCGGTTGCCCCCGTCCACCCGTATCACGCGGTGGATGCTGGTACGTTCCCCGCGCTGCTGCGGGAGTTGTCCGATCGGTACGGCGTCCGGCGGTTTCACCTGACGGACAACGCGATTCCGGTCGCCGTCCTCCGGTCGATCGCGGCCCGGGGGAGCGGGCTGCGCGGTCTATCGTGGTACGGGTTCGCCCGCTTCGAGCGGGAACTGCTCGAGCCGGAGTTCGTCTCGTCACTGGCCGCGGCGGGGTGCTCGATGCTTCAGCTGGGGCTGGAGAGCGGCTCGCAACCGCTTCTCGATCGAATGGGGAAGGGGACCCGCGTCGCCGACGCCTCGGGGATCCTGTCGAACCTCTCCCGCGCCGGGATCGTCCCGTACGTGTACGTGATGCTCGGCGCTCCGGGAGAGACGGAGATCGACGCGGAGAGGACACGGACGTTCCTTGCGGAGCATGCCGGGGAGATCGGGTTTCTGAACCTGTCGATCCTCAACCTGCCGCGCGAGGCAACCTGGCCGGGGATTGCGGAAGGGGGCGCGCTGCAGGAAGGCGGGTCCCTCGACGACGACCTGCCGCTCGGCCTGTACCGGCGGGTTCCCGCGGTCGACGGATGGGGGAGGACGCAGGCCCGACGGTTCCTGCAAAGGCGGATCCTGGGCGAGCCGGCGATCCGCGCCATCGCGGCCCGAACCCCGCCCTGGTTCGGCGACAGCCACGCCTTCTTCTTCCGTCCCGGTTCGGCCTAA